In Daphnia magna isolate NIES linkage group LG5, ASM2063170v1.1, whole genome shotgun sequence, a single genomic region encodes these proteins:
- the LOC116922703 gene encoding lachesin, producing MAQLLASSVITWIWIGTFCMTAITPLIVAGRVHSDGPSLGFEPEFTESMTNVTVATGRDAVLSCSVANLGGHKVGWVKADTKAIQAIHLIVVTHNPRVSVEHIGSSQWKLIIKNVRKEDAGFYMAQINTDPMKSQVTYLDVTEPPDIIDERTPGEIRVRENEAVKLTCEARGNPAPRITWKREDGHDLHLTSRDEHKGAGGSFRNRSHGSPAVYSVDGETLRINQVSKRHMAVYYCIASNGVPPSVSKRVAVTVLFAPTVAVDNQIVGVPLGNNVTLGCIVESSPKSINVWYKDDKMIANSSRLGYEEKIESSYRVRMILTIAHFRKTDVGKYECRCRNEHGEAEGTVKLHDLRPLITTTTTTPPPIFMMGENDIYPLIIGTTAWTLVSQRDRVLATTGRPRHTAVDLPTRPIGDAEFLPSGSATSNNHNRHGHDMMKATLRPRSGGHSSSALPTSWSGGLLFTLAATVIVLDMVLS from the exons ATGGCCCAGCTGTTGGCTTCCAGCGTCATCacttggatttggatcggcaCTTTCTGCATGACTGCTATCACGCCTTTGATTGTTG CGGGCCGCGTCCATTCGGACGGCCCCAGTTTAGGGTTTGAGCCGGAGTTCACGGAAAGCATGACCAACGTGACAGTTGCCACTGGCCGAGACGCGGTGCTCAGTTGCAGCGTTGCCAATCTTGGTGGTCacaag GTCGGTTGGGTGAAAGCCGACACCAAAGCCATCCAAGCCATCCACTTGATTGTGGTGACGCACAATCCGCGCGTTTCGGTCGAGCACATCGGCTCCAGTCAGTGGAAACTGATCATCAAGAACGTCCGCAAAGAAGACGCCGGTTTCTACATGGCGCAAATAA ACACCGATCCGATGAAGAGTCAG GTGACGTACTTGGACGTGACAGAACCACCGGACATTATCGACGAGCGGACGCCTGGCGAAATTCGCGTTCGGGAGAACGAGGCGGTCAAGTTGACATGCGAGGCCAGAGGTAACCCTGCGCCGCGGATCACGTGGAAGCGGGAAGACGGCCACGATTTGCACTTGACCTCACGAGACGAACACAAAG gcGCTGGAGGATCTTTTCGGAATAGAAGCCACGGCAGTCCGGCTGTGTACAGCGTCGACGGCGAGACGTTGAGGATCAACCAAGTATCGAAACGCCATATGGCCGTTTACTATTGCATCGCGTCCAACGGAGTGCCGCCGTCCGTTAGCAAACGAGTGGCAGTGACCGTTTTGT tCGCTCCGACCGTAGCGGTGGACAATCAAATTGTGGGCGTGCCTTTAGGGAACAACGTGACGCTCGGGTGTATCGTCGAATCCTCTCCAAAATCGATCAACGTCTGGTACAAAGATG ACAAGATGATCGCCAATAGCAGTCGGTTGGGTTACGAAGAGAAGATCGAATCGTCTTACCGAGTCCGCATGATCCTGACGATAGCGCATTTTCGTAAAACGGACGTTGGCAAGTACGAGTGTAGGTGTAGGAATGAGCACGGCGAGGCTGAAGGCACAGTCAAGCTGCACG ATTTGAGGCCGTTGAttacgacgacgacgacgactcCGCCACCCATTTTCATGATGGGCGAAAACGACATTTATCCGTTGATTATCGGCACGACGGCGTGGACGCTGGTTTCGCAACGGGATCGCGTCTTGGCCACCACCGGCCGGCCTCGACACACCGCCGTCGATTTGCCGACGCGTCCGATCGGAGACGCCGAATTCCTACCGTCCGGATCGGCTACCAGCAACAACCACAACCGACACGGCCATGACATGATGAAAGCTACGTTGCGACCGCGTTCAGGGGGACATTCTTCTTCCGCATTACCCACCAGCTGGAGCGGTGGCCTTCTCTTCACTCTGGCCGCTACGGTTATCGTTCTGGACATGGTGTTGTCGTAA